In the genome of Raphanus sativus cultivar WK10039 chromosome 9, ASM80110v3, whole genome shotgun sequence, the window TCTGTTTATTGTAGGAAAAGGAGGTGGAGTCATCCAAGGGTCAGCAAGTGAAGCTGTTCTGGTTGTGATGATTGCTGCCCGTGATAAGGTCTTAAGAAGGGTTGGCAAGAACTCCCTTGGGAAGCTTGTTGTCTACTCCTCTGACCAGACACATTCAGCTTTACAGAAAGCTTGCCAAGTGAATAATTTGCAGatgtttttatcaaagaaagttttgttaaaaataagCTGACTCTTAAAGGTGGTTTGTTGTTGACAGATAGCCGGAATCCATCCAGAGAATTGCAGGGTGCTGAAAGCAGATTCCTCTACAAATTACGCTCTGCGTCCAGAACTGCTTCAAGAAGCCGTTTCTCGAGATCTTGAAGCTGGATTGATTCCGTTCTTCTTATGTGGCAATGTAAGCACTAGCCAACATGTTACTTACTATGAAGCATGTTCTCTCAAAaagattcttttgtttttttcaggttgGGACCACTTCTTCAACAGCAGTCGATCCATTAGGTGCACTGGGAAAGATTGCAAAGGTTTTTTTATTTCCCATAAGCTTCACAGAGAACTTAATTAATAGCAGAGGAACTGATGCTAATTCTCTTGTAATTACTGCATTTCTCAGAGCAATGAGATGTGGTTTCACGTGGACGCAGCGTACGCTGGAAGTGCTTGTATATGTCCAGAGTATAGGAAGTACATAGACGGTGTAGAAACCGCAGACTCTTTTAACATGAATGCTCACAAATGGTTCCTCACTAACTTCGACTGTTCCCTACTTTGGGTGAAGGTACATATACCCTCTTTTTAGTCTCACTTTCTCCTCGTGTACTAAAAGAAAGACATGTTGATTAAAATAGGATCAGTATGCTCTCACTGAAGCTCTGTCAACAAATCCAGAGTTTCTCAAAAACAAGgtaaaaatgattttgatttcttattcaaattcttttttttttggttgagtTTCTTATTCAATTCTTACTAGTCTTATTATCAACTATTTTTTGGCAGGCCTCTCAGGCAGACTTGGTTGTTGATTACAAAGACTGGCAGATCCCTCTGGGACGAAGATTCAGGTTCTTtgctctctctgtctctctcagGAACATCTTCATGCATTATACAACATACTGAGATTTTGTGTATTGTGTTTTTAAACAGATCATTGAAACTATGGATGGTTTTAAGGCTGTATGGAGCTGAGACCTTGAAGAACTATATAAGAAACCATATCAAACTGGCCAAAGATCTCGAACAGCTTGTTTCTCAAGATCCTAACTTTGAGGTTATCACTCCTCGGATCTTTGCTCTCGTCTGCTTCCGTATGGTTCCTACCGATGATAACGATGAAAAGAAGTGTAATCGTCGAAACCTCGAGCTCCTAGAGGCAGTAAACTCCTCAGGGAAACTCTTCATCTCTCACACTGTAAGTGacctttcttttcttctctgttGGATGATGTTCTTTAAATTAAAGACATAACCgtgtgcatttttttttttgcgtggGCAAAAGGCTTTGTCTGGAAAGATCGTTCTACGTTGCGCCATTGGAGCGCCATTGACAGAGGAGAAGCACGTGAAGGAGACATGGAAGGTTATTCAGGAAAAAGCATCTTACTTGCTCCCCAAGTAAATGTTTGGCCTGATTTTGCCAAGCATATCAAGGATGCATTGGTTTGATTTGCTATAaccatattaaataaaaacctTACAAAAGTTGGAACAACAGTTCAACTTCGGTATATGATGATTGTGCAtctcttttctatttatttttattccagTTGTGTGTATTTTATCTTTTCTCTAGTTGTGTGTATTCTatgttttggtttgatttattGTGGTTTAACTCTATGTAAGCCAATTTCACAAACAAAGAAACGGCAACAACCAATCAAGTAATATCCAAGACAAGGATCACGGCAGAAAAACACCTACTACACAACAGAGGGTAGAAGTGTATTATTAATACTCTTTTTAGTttgaaactttaaatttttttttaaatacatatttatcaaACTTTTGTTTATTAGAAGCAAATACTGTAGTAAAttattaatacaaatataaataaaaatctataaatttctatgaaaaaataatttagccaaaatgctaattttaaaatgattatagtgtaaatatattagattaaagtattaataaaaatgtttattagaagtttttttaaaaatatattttatttatcttctcTTACCATCCGTAACCGTAAACTGAAATcaagtttttattttcaaaaatttgaatcaaTATAAAGCTGTTTACAATGAATTTTGGGTTGTTATAAAATGCCGAAAATCACCTGCAAACACATATCACACATCTATAAATTTTCAGCTTAGAGTTTGACTGGCGTAAACGCACCAGTTGCGGTCGCAAAATTTTGCAGATTCGGATGGTTACAATTCAAATATTATTAAGCAATTTGTATAGCTGGTACAACGAGTAGAAATTGATGTGTTTGCAAAATAATTATCATTGGTTTGACTCCCAAATGAAGCATCAATTAATatgaacattaatgatttatattatataaatatttaaattaaatattacaaaattatgataaaaattacttttttaaaagtgtaatattaagtttaaacaatgattttgggtttatatatatatatatattgatgtcTGAAAATTATagcaaaaaaattgttttgaaattttataatataaattaatatatataatctcaattaaaatttttaattaattttttttgtttatatatttatatagttttttaaaaatatttttatttactctACTACAACTCTCCCTAACCACAAATGGTAGCTGTAATTAGCTTTTAATTTTCAGAAGATTGAAATGGTGCAAATCTGTTTATAATATGGTGCAGATcggtttataatattttgtgtttgtCGTAAAATGCTAATAACAACTATTAATTGCAAACACATTATTTGTGGGTGGTACCGAGAAATCCTTAAAAGTTAGATGCAAAAGCAAAAGAATGAACTAATCCTATTTTAAAATGGTCCCCCTTTAAAATGAGAACTATTTAAATGGATAAATAAATAACTGGAGAGATACTATATATGATTGCGTCTGAAGATGAATAAAA includes:
- the LOC108834205 gene encoding phenylacetaldehyde synthase-like, yielding METGSRNVLKPMDSEQLREYGHRMVDFIADYYKTIESFPVLSQVQPGYLHNLLPDSAPDHPETVEQVLDDVKTKILPGVTHWQSPNFFAYYPSNSSVAGFLGEMLSAGLGIVGFSWVTSPAATELEMIVLDWLAKLLNLPNQFLSKGKGGGVIQGSASEAVLVVMIAARDKVLRRVGKNSLGKLVVYSSDQTHSALQKACQIAGIHPENCRVLKADSSTNYALRPELLQEAVSRDLEAGLIPFFLCGNVGTTSSTAVDPLGALGKIAKSNEMWFHVDAAYAGSACICPEYRKYIDGVETADSFNMNAHKWFLTNFDCSLLWVKDQYALTEALSTNPEFLKNKASQADLVVDYKDWQIPLGRRFRSLKLWMVLRLYGAETLKNYIRNHIKLAKDLEQLVSQDPNFEVITPRIFALVCFRMVPTDDNDEKKCNRRNLELLEAVNSSGKLFISHTALSGKIVLRCAIGAPLTEEKHVKETWKVIQEKASYLLPK